In Streptomyces alboniger, the following are encoded in one genomic region:
- a CDS encoding SCO4848 family membrane protein encodes MKLSRPVSWFLLAFGVWSWFIWITFVKNLWKDGSGLAFDDAGDPTGYFWVHLTLAVVSFVLGTVVGTIGFRGLRALRRTS; translated from the coding sequence ATGAAGCTCAGCCGCCCTGTCTCCTGGTTCCTGCTCGCCTTCGGGGTGTGGAGCTGGTTCATCTGGATCACTTTCGTCAAGAACCTGTGGAAGGACGGCAGCGGGCTCGCCTTCGATGACGCGGGCGACCCGACCGGGTACTTCTGGGTGCACCTGACGCTCGCCGTTGTCTCCTTTGTCTTGGGGACGGTGGTAGGGACCATCGGGTTCCGTGGACTCCGCGCTCTGCGCCGTACGTCATAG
- a CDS encoding metallophosphoesterase, with the protein MAVLAVLVGLAVLAAFAGLHWYVWRRLVRDTTAGPGFARRAGTVLFVAAPLLMFAALVAERAGAPFLLQRVLAWPGFLWLALALYLLLAVLVGELARPLVRRWAERTPSEDPVSEAPAPAEPASVEAAPSDPAPSDPAPSRRLFVSRVVGGAAAAAAVGTVGYGTYGVLRGPQVKRVTVPLAKLPRGAHGFRIAVVSDIHLGPILGRGFTQRVVDTINATQPDLIAVVGDLVDGSVEDLGPAAAPLAGLRARHGAYFVTGNHEYFSGAEQWVDHVRELGLRPLRNARAELPWFDLAGVDDVAGEDEGKGPDFARALGDRDRSRASVLLAHQPVVIHDAVEHGVDLQLSGHTHGGQLWPGNLVADLANPTLAGLERYGDTQLYVTRGAGAWGPPVRVGAPSDITVVELASRQA; encoded by the coding sequence GTGGCCGTCCTCGCGGTCCTCGTGGGCCTCGCCGTCCTCGCGGCCTTCGCCGGTCTCCACTGGTACGTGTGGCGCCGCCTGGTGCGGGACACCACGGCCGGACCCGGCTTCGCCCGGCGCGCGGGCACGGTGCTCTTCGTCGCCGCCCCGCTGCTGATGTTCGCCGCGCTCGTGGCGGAGCGGGCGGGAGCGCCCTTCCTGCTCCAGCGGGTGCTCGCCTGGCCCGGCTTCCTCTGGCTGGCCCTCGCCCTGTACCTGCTGCTCGCGGTGCTCGTAGGGGAGTTGGCGCGCCCGCTGGTGCGGCGATGGGCGGAACGCACGCCTTCCGAGGACCCCGTGTCCGAGGCGCCCGCCCCCGCGGAGCCCGCCTCCGTGGAGGCTGCCCCTTCCGACCCCGCCCCCTCCGACCCCGCCCCCTCCCGCCGCCTCTTCGTCTCCCGCGTCGTCGGGGGCGCCGCCGCGGCCGCCGCCGTGGGGACCGTCGGCTACGGCACGTACGGTGTGCTCCGCGGGCCCCAGGTGAAGCGCGTCACCGTGCCGCTGGCCAAACTGCCGCGCGGGGCACACGGGTTCCGGATCGCCGTGGTCAGCGACATCCACCTCGGGCCGATCCTCGGGCGCGGCTTCACTCAGCGCGTCGTCGACACCATCAACGCCACCCAGCCCGATCTGATCGCCGTGGTCGGCGACTTGGTGGACGGCAGCGTCGAGGACCTGGGCCCGGCCGCCGCGCCCCTCGCGGGACTGCGGGCCCGGCACGGCGCGTACTTCGTGACGGGCAACCACGAGTACTTCTCCGGAGCGGAGCAGTGGGTCGACCACGTACGCGAACTCGGTCTGCGCCCGCTGCGCAACGCCCGCGCCGAACTGCCCTGGTTCGACCTCGCGGGAGTCGACGACGTGGCGGGCGAGGACGAGGGCAAGGGCCCCGACTTCGCCAGGGCCCTCGGCGACCGGGACCGCTCACGGGCGTCCGTGCTCCTCGCGCACCAGCCGGTCGTCATCCACGACGCCGTCGAACACGGAGTGGACCTCCAGCTCTCGGGCCACACGCACGGCGGCCAGCTGTGGCCGGGCAACCTCGTGGCGGATCTCGCCAACCCGACCCTCGCGGGTCTGGAGCGGTACGGCGACACGCAACTCTACGTGACGCGGGGCGCGGGCGCGTGGGGCCCGCCGGTGCGCGTGGGGGCGCCGTCGGACATCACGGTGGTGGAGCTGGCGTCGCGACAGGCCTGA
- a CDS encoding VOC family protein — protein MSDNQSVGLSVDQLTADPAAELLGFDNVLFPVGDLGEAVAFYERAGFPVSFRLDEIGLAILKVGKETPGVLLRVEDGIVPRTPPWPSPRVWLEVPDARAKGRALADAGVVLLAEPFSVATGWTVEIADPWGNVIGFADYLKRPELARSS, from the coding sequence ATGTCAGACAACCAGTCGGTCGGCCTGTCCGTTGACCAGCTCACCGCCGACCCCGCCGCGGAACTGCTCGGCTTCGACAACGTCCTGTTTCCCGTCGGCGACCTGGGCGAGGCAGTCGCGTTCTACGAGCGGGCCGGGTTCCCCGTCTCGTTCCGGCTCGACGAGATCGGCCTCGCCATCCTGAAGGTGGGCAAGGAGACGCCGGGCGTGCTGCTGCGCGTGGAGGACGGCATCGTGCCGCGTACGCCGCCGTGGCCCTCGCCCCGTGTATGGCTTGAGGTCCCGGACGCCCGCGCCAAGGGGCGGGCCCTCGCGGACGCGGGCGTCGTACTGCTCGCCGAGCCGTTCTCCGTCGCCACCGGGTGGACCGTGGAGATCGCCGACCCGTGGGGCAACGTCATCGGCTTCGCGGACTACCTCAAGCGGCCGGAGCTGGCGCGCAGTTCGTGA
- a CDS encoding succinate dehydrogenase iron-sulfur subunit, protein MATPTLDKEDAKPEAGFADSPYITITLRVRRFNPEVSADATWQDFQLEIDPKERVLDALHKVKWDMDGTLTFRRSCAHGICGSDAMRINGKNRLACKTLIKDINPAKPITVEPIKGLTVLKDLVVDMDPFFQAYRDVMPFLVTKGNEPTRERYQSAEDRERFDDTTKCILCAACTSSCPVFWNDGQYFGPAAIVNAHRFIFDSRDEAGEQRLEILNDKDGVWRCRTTFNCTDACPRGIEVTKAIQEVKRALITRRF, encoded by the coding sequence ATGGCAACCCCGACCCTCGACAAGGAAGACGCCAAGCCCGAGGCGGGCTTCGCCGACTCCCCGTACATCACGATCACCCTGCGCGTGCGCCGCTTCAACCCCGAGGTCTCGGCGGACGCCACGTGGCAGGACTTCCAGCTGGAGATCGACCCGAAGGAGCGCGTCCTCGACGCCCTCCACAAGGTCAAGTGGGACATGGACGGCACGCTGACGTTCCGCCGCTCCTGCGCGCACGGCATCTGCGGCTCGGACGCCATGCGGATCAACGGCAAGAACCGTCTGGCCTGCAAGACCCTGATCAAGGACATCAACCCGGCCAAGCCGATCACGGTCGAGCCGATCAAGGGTCTGACGGTCCTGAAGGACCTGGTCGTCGACATGGACCCGTTCTTCCAGGCGTACCGCGACGTGATGCCGTTCCTCGTGACCAAGGGCAACGAGCCCACGCGCGAGCGCTACCAGTCCGCCGAGGACCGCGAGCGCTTCGACGACACGACGAAGTGCATCCTGTGCGCCGCGTGCACGTCCTCGTGCCCGGTGTTCTGGAACGACGGCCAGTACTTCGGCCCGGCCGCGATCGTCAACGCGCACCGCTTCATCTTCGACTCGCGTGACGAGGCGGGCGAGCAGCGTCTGGAGATCCTGAACGACAAGGACGGCGTGTGGCGTTGCCGCACGACGTTCAACTGCACGGACGCGTGCCCGCGTGGCATCGAGGTCACGAAGGCGATCCAGGAGGTCAAGCGCGCGCTGATCACGCGTCGCTTCTGA
- the sdhA gene encoding succinate dehydrogenase flavoprotein subunit has translation MKIHKYDTVIVGAGGAGMRAAIEATKRSRTAVLTKLYPTRSHTGAAQGGMAAALANVEEDNWEWHTFDTVKGGDYLVDQDAAEILAKEAIDAVLDLEKMGLPFNRTPDGTIDQRRFGGHTRNHGEAAVRRSCYAADRTGHMILQTLYQNCVKEGVEFFNEFYVLDQIIVEVDGVKKSAGVVAYELATGEIHIFQAKAVIYASGGTGKFFKVTSNAHTLTGDGQAACYRRGIPLEDMEFFQFHPTGIWRMGILLTEGARGEGGILRNKDGERFMEKYAPVMKDLASRDVVSRSIYTEIREGRGCGPEGDHVYLDLTHLPPEQLDAKLPDITEFARTYLGIEPYTDPIPIQPTAHYAMGGIPTNVEGEVLADNTTVVPGLYAAGEVACVSVHGANRLGTNSLLDINVFGKRAGIAAAEYSAKNDYVELPENPEELVVGLVEQLRDATGNERVADLRRELQETMDANVMVFRTEQTIKTAVEKIAELRERYRNVSIQDKGKRFNTDLLEAIELGNLLDLAEVMAQSALARKESRGGHYREDFPNRDDVNFMRHTMAYREVGDDGTETIRLDYKPVVQTRYQPMERKY, from the coding sequence GTGAAGATTCACAAGTACGACACCGTCATCGTCGGCGCGGGCGGCGCCGGCATGCGCGCCGCCATCGAGGCGACGAAGCGCAGCCGCACCGCCGTGCTCACCAAGCTGTACCCCACCCGCTCCCACACGGGCGCCGCGCAGGGCGGCATGGCCGCCGCGCTCGCCAACGTGGAGGAGGACAACTGGGAGTGGCACACCTTCGACACGGTCAAGGGCGGCGACTACCTGGTCGACCAGGACGCCGCCGAGATCCTGGCGAAGGAGGCCATCGACGCGGTCCTCGACCTGGAGAAGATGGGCCTGCCGTTCAACCGCACGCCGGACGGCACCATCGACCAGCGGCGCTTCGGCGGGCACACCCGCAACCACGGCGAGGCCGCCGTGCGCCGGTCCTGCTACGCGGCCGACCGCACCGGCCACATGATCCTCCAGACGCTGTACCAGAACTGCGTCAAGGAGGGCGTGGAGTTCTTCAACGAGTTCTACGTCCTCGACCAGATCATCGTCGAGGTGGACGGGGTCAAGAAGAGCGCGGGCGTCGTCGCGTACGAGCTGGCCACCGGCGAGATCCACATCTTCCAGGCCAAGGCCGTGATCTACGCGTCCGGCGGCACCGGCAAGTTCTTCAAGGTGACGTCGAACGCGCACACGCTCACCGGCGACGGCCAGGCGGCCTGCTACCGGCGCGGGATCCCGCTGGAGGACATGGAGTTCTTCCAGTTCCACCCGACCGGCATCTGGCGCATGGGCATCCTGCTCACCGAGGGCGCCCGCGGTGAGGGCGGCATCCTGCGCAACAAGGACGGCGAGCGCTTCATGGAGAAGTACGCGCCGGTCATGAAGGACCTCGCGTCCCGTGACGTCGTGTCCCGCTCCATCTACACGGAGATCCGTGAGGGCCGCGGCTGCGGTCCCGAGGGCGACCACGTCTACCTCGACCTCACGCACCTCCCGCCGGAGCAGCTGGACGCGAAGCTCCCGGACATCACGGAGTTCGCGCGCACCTACCTCGGCATCGAGCCCTACACGGACCCGATCCCGATCCAGCCGACCGCGCACTACGCCATGGGCGGCATCCCGACGAACGTCGAGGGCGAGGTCCTCGCGGACAACACCACGGTCGTTCCCGGCCTGTACGCCGCCGGCGAGGTGGCCTGCGTATCGGTCCACGGCGCCAACCGCCTCGGCACGAACTCGCTCCTGGACATCAACGTCTTCGGCAAGCGCGCGGGCATCGCCGCCGCCGAGTACTCCGCGAAGAACGACTACGTCGAGCTTCCCGAGAACCCGGAGGAGCTGGTCGTCGGCCTCGTCGAGCAGCTGCGCGACGCCACGGGCAACGAGCGGGTCGCCGACCTGCGCAGGGAGCTCCAGGAGACCATGGACGCCAACGTCATGGTGTTCCGCACGGAGCAGACCATCAAGACGGCGGTCGAGAAGATCGCGGAGCTGCGCGAGCGCTACCGGAACGTCTCGATCCAGGACAAGGGCAAGCGGTTCAACACCGACCTCCTGGAGGCCATCGAGCTGGGCAACCTGCTCGACCTGGCCGAGGTCATGGCGCAGTCCGCGCTCGCCCGCAAGGAGTCCCGCGGCGGTCACTACCGCGAGGACTTCCCGAACCGCGACGACGTCAACTTCATGCGCCACACCATGGCGTACCGCGAGGTCGGCGACGACGGCACGGAGACGATCCGTCTCGACTACAAGCCGGTCGTCCAGACCCGCTACCAGCCGATGGAGCGTAAGTACTGA
- a CDS encoding succinate dehydrogenase hydrophobic membrane anchor subunit: MSADTTLDKSGTSGVGPVEGASLYDVDHPAPVIEAPRKRTSKTPRSTRGNFEMAAWLFMRLSGVVLVVLVLGHLLIQLVLDGGVSKIGFAFVAGRWASPFWQVWDLLMLWLAMLHGANGLRTVINDYAERPNTRLWLKGLLYTATVFTILLGTLVIFTFDPNIR, translated from the coding sequence ATGTCTGCTGACACCACGCTCGATAAGTCCGGCACGTCCGGCGTGGGCCCCGTCGAGGGCGCCTCGCTCTACGACGTGGACCACCCGGCCCCCGTCATCGAGGCGCCGCGCAAGCGCACCTCCAAGACCCCGCGCTCGACCCGCGGCAACTTCGAGATGGCCGCATGGCTCTTCATGCGCCTGTCCGGTGTCGTCCTGGTCGTCCTCGTCCTCGGCCACCTGCTGATCCAGCTGGTGCTCGACGGCGGCGTCTCGAAGATCGGCTTCGCGTTCGTCGCGGGCCGCTGGGCCTCGCCGTTCTGGCAGGTCTGGGACCTGCTGATGCTGTGGCTCGCGATGCTGCACGGCGCCAACGGCCTGCGCACGGTCATCAACGACTACGCCGAGCGCCCGAACACGCGTCTGTGGCTCAAGGGCCTGCTGTACACCGCCACGGTGTTCACCATCCTTCTGGGCACGCTGGTGATCTTCACCTTCGACCCGAACATCCGCTAA
- the sdhC gene encoding succinate dehydrogenase, cytochrome b556 subunit: protein MPAGTLYRGREGMWSWVAHRVTGVLIFFFLFVHVLDTALVRVSPEAYDDVVSTYKTPLVALLEYGLVAAILFHALNGLRVIAVDFWSKGPRYQKQMLWTVVGIWIVLMVGALYPVLGHAVREVFGS from the coding sequence GTGCCGGCTGGAACGCTGTACCGCGGCCGGGAAGGAATGTGGTCCTGGGTGGCTCATCGAGTCACCGGCGTCCTCATCTTCTTCTTCCTGTTCGTGCATGTGCTGGACACCGCTCTCGTCCGCGTCTCCCCGGAGGCGTACGACGACGTCGTCAGCACCTACAAGACGCCCCTCGTCGCACTCCTCGAGTACGGCCTGGTCGCCGCCATCCTCTTCCACGCGCTCAACGGCCTGCGCGTCATCGCCGTCGACTTCTGGTCGAAGGGCCCCCGCTACCAGAAGCAGATGCTCTGGACCGTCGTCGGCATCTGGATCGTCCTGATGGTCGGGGCGCTCTACCCCGTGCTCGGCCACGCCGTCCGCGAAGTCTTCGGGAGCTGA
- a CDS encoding 2-oxo-4-hydroxy-4-carboxy-5-ureidoimidazoline decarboxylase: MSPHRSPRLPGAAHAAGPVATPEQLNSATPREAETALLTCCGSRRWARRVAAHRPYPDLDALLAACDEAAYDLSPGDLAEALAREPLDPPGTHHGAPRATYVAAHTALRAAHAAYESRFGHTFVVCLDGVAPDEALDHRLTALRSRLGNDPEEERAVAAEELRRLARGRLTRLTLRPARATAGNPGGNTAQTATEAATQAVAGHSRPDSPYVPV, encoded by the coding sequence CTGTCCCCGCACCGTTCCCCCCGACTCCCCGGCGCCGCCCACGCCGCCGGCCCCGTCGCCACGCCGGAACAGCTGAACTCCGCCACGCCACGCGAGGCCGAGACCGCGCTCCTCACCTGCTGCGGAAGCCGCCGCTGGGCCCGCCGCGTCGCCGCCCACCGGCCCTACCCCGACCTCGACGCGCTGCTCGCCGCCTGCGACGAAGCCGCGTACGACCTCTCCCCCGGCGACCTCGCCGAAGCCCTGGCCCGCGAGCCCCTGGACCCGCCGGGCACCCACCACGGGGCGCCCCGGGCCACGTACGTCGCCGCCCACACCGCCCTGCGCGCCGCACACGCCGCGTACGAGAGCCGTTTCGGTCACACGTTCGTGGTCTGCCTCGACGGTGTCGCCCCGGACGAGGCCCTGGACCACCGACTCACCGCCCTCCGGTCACGCCTCGGCAACGATCCGGAGGAGGAACGCGCCGTCGCCGCCGAGGAACTGCGCCGCCTCGCCCGGGGCCGCCTGACCCGCCTCACCCTGCGCCCCGCACGGGCCACCGCCGGTAACCCCGGCGGAAACACCGCCCAAACCGCCACGGAAGCCGCCACTCAGGCCGTCGCGGGACACTCTCGCCCCGATAGCCCGTACGTGCCTGTTTGA
- a CDS encoding beta-N-acetylhexosaminidase has protein sequence MKRGPLAAAGGVVVAGAVVASVALWPGGDGRTPAEPRPSETRTREQSQAQSRAPTRAPTPSESHPLSRAPAAIPAVREHTAARGPGWRPAEGKARVVVRDRDLADEGRLLAGELRLEYAGEDDPGRGDVELALTDGEGQGPESYTLSVKDRRVRITAPAEAGVFYGTRTLKQEVKGDGTAPEGVVRDRPAKPQRGFMLDIARKHFDAAWIEDRIRELGDLKFNQLGLHFSDDQAFRIASASHPEIVSSDHLTKDQVRRILKLAASRHITVVPEIDSPGHLGAVIRAHPSLQLRDARGVAAPGAVDISRPEAARIVDDLLKEYAELFPGRYWHLGADEYRALMVKNPEASYPRLAAAARERYGPGGRVQDLATGWLNDRAATVRPYEKKLKAWNDGFFRGGRLRAADDIEVAYWTGKEIGARDPVEYLEDGRELVNYNDEYLYYVLGQPNDFRYPTGQRIYESWTPLVIRGSRPVSEKYDDQILGGSFAVWCDLAGSQTQEQVAQGIRMPLAATAQKLWDPGKPALTWEDFVKLADTVR, from the coding sequence ATGAAGCGCGGGCCCCTCGCCGCCGCGGGGGGCGTCGTCGTCGCGGGGGCCGTCGTGGCGAGCGTAGCCCTGTGGCCGGGCGGGGACGGCCGGACTCCCGCAGAACCGCGCCCCTCGGAGACCCGGACGCGCGAACAGAGCCAGGCTCAGTCGCGGGCACCGACGCGGGCGCCGACGCCCAGCGAGAGCCACCCCCTGTCGAGGGCGCCGGCGGCCATACCCGCCGTGCGGGAGCACACCGCCGCCCGCGGCCCCGGCTGGCGCCCCGCCGAGGGGAAGGCCCGCGTGGTCGTCCGCGACCGGGACCTCGCCGACGAGGGCCGCCTCCTCGCGGGCGAGCTGAGGCTGGAGTACGCCGGCGAGGACGACCCCGGCCGGGGGGACGTGGAGCTGGCCCTCACGGACGGCGAGGGCCAGGGCCCCGAGTCGTACACCCTCTCCGTCAAGGACCGCCGGGTCCGCATAACCGCCCCCGCCGAAGCCGGTGTCTTCTACGGGACCCGCACGCTCAAGCAGGAGGTGAAGGGGGACGGGACGGCCCCCGAGGGCGTCGTGCGGGACCGGCCGGCCAAGCCGCAGCGCGGTTTCATGCTCGACATCGCCCGCAAGCACTTCGACGCCGCGTGGATCGAGGACCGGATCCGCGAGCTGGGCGACCTGAAGTTCAACCAGCTCGGCCTGCACTTCTCCGACGACCAGGCCTTCCGCATCGCGTCCGCCTCGCACCCCGAGATCGTCTCGTCCGACCACCTCACCAAGGACCAGGTCCGCCGCATCCTGAAGCTGGCGGCGAGCCGCCACATCACCGTCGTGCCGGAGATCGACTCCCCGGGCCACCTCGGCGCGGTCATCAGGGCGCACCCCTCGCTCCAGCTCCGCGACGCCCGGGGCGTGGCCGCCCCCGGCGCCGTCGACATCTCCAGACCGGAGGCCGCGAGGATCGTCGACGACCTCCTGAAGGAGTACGCGGAACTCTTCCCGGGCCGCTACTGGCACCTCGGCGCCGACGAATACCGCGCCCTCATGGTCAAGAACCCCGAGGCGTCCTACCCGCGCCTCGCCGCCGCGGCCCGCGAGCGGTACGGGCCGGGCGGCCGGGTGCAGGACCTGGCGACGGGCTGGCTCAACGACCGGGCCGCCACCGTGCGCCCGTACGAGAAGAAGCTGAAGGCGTGGAACGACGGGTTCTTCCGCGGCGGTCGGCTCCGGGCCGCCGACGACATCGAGGTGGCGTACTGGACGGGCAAGGAGATCGGCGCCCGCGACCCCGTGGAGTATCTGGAGGACGGGCGCGAGCTGGTCAACTACAACGACGAGTACCTCTATTACGTCCTCGGCCAGCCCAACGACTTCCGCTATCCGACCGGGCAGCGGATCTACGAGAGCTGGACCCCGCTGGTGATCCGCGGCAGCCGGCCGGTGAGCGAGAAGTACGACGACCAGATCCTCGGCGGGTCGTTCGCCGTGTGGTGCGACCTCGCCGGGTCGCAGACGCAGGAGCAGGTCGCCCAGGGCATCCGCATGCCGCTCGCGGCCACCGCCCAGAAGCTGTGGGACCCGGGGAAGCCCGCCCTGACGTGGGAAGATTTCGTGAAACTCGCTGATACCGTCCGGTAG
- a CDS encoding DUF4328 domain-containing protein, which produces MNTASTPEGLCGVCVQASAAVPPPPPAPQPGPSGAAMVGGKPAWLRSPVALGRAAVVVLGLVIAADLYSLWAGTVMLDVMGDLVAGEFGADMERRAENADKIYGTTGGAQLITLLAGCVGFLLWFHRVRVNAEVFEPHIHRMKRGWTVGGWFVPVVNFWFPRRIAVDIWDASSLRPAAPEHMTPFGPVTDRGPHTLINAWWTLWIANLFAGRWATQSYWKAEEAEEVKSAVGNMMFSDGLDIAAAVLAIVVVLRITRMQDLRARSGPPLAPPVPGPVTTA; this is translated from the coding sequence TTGAATACCGCCTCGACGCCGGAGGGGCTGTGCGGCGTCTGCGTCCAGGCGTCCGCCGCCGTGCCGCCGCCCCCGCCGGCGCCCCAGCCGGGCCCGTCCGGTGCCGCCATGGTGGGCGGGAAGCCCGCCTGGCTGCGCTCGCCGGTGGCACTCGGCCGTGCGGCCGTCGTGGTGCTCGGCCTCGTCATCGCCGCCGACCTGTACTCGCTGTGGGCGGGCACGGTGATGCTCGACGTGATGGGCGACCTGGTCGCGGGGGAGTTCGGGGCGGACATGGAGCGGAGGGCGGAGAACGCCGACAAGATCTACGGGACCACCGGGGGCGCGCAGTTGATCACGCTGCTCGCCGGGTGTGTCGGCTTCCTCCTCTGGTTCCACCGGGTGCGGGTGAACGCCGAGGTGTTCGAGCCGCACATCCACCGGATGAAGCGCGGCTGGACGGTCGGTGGCTGGTTCGTGCCGGTGGTGAACTTCTGGTTCCCGCGGCGGATCGCCGTCGACATCTGGGACGCCAGCTCCCTCCGCCCGGCGGCGCCGGAACACATGACGCCCTTCGGCCCGGTGACGGACCGCGGCCCGCACACCCTCATCAACGCCTGGTGGACGCTGTGGATAGCGAACCTCTTCGCCGGGCGCTGGGCGACCCAGTCGTACTGGAAGGCCGAGGAGGCCGAGGAGGTCAAGTCGGCCGTCGGCAACATGATGTTCTCGGACGGCCTCGACATCGCGGCCGCCGTCCTCGCCATCGTCGTCGTGCTCCGGATCACGCGCATGCAGGACCTCAGGGCCCGATCCGGCCCGCCCCTTGCGCCGCCGGTGCCGGGGCCCGTCACCACCGCGTGA